From Penicillium psychrofluorescens genome assembly, chromosome: 1, one genomic window encodes:
- a CDS encoding uncharacterized protein (ID:PFLUO_002193-T1.cds;~source:funannotate), producing the protein MDPEKPAARDELVSPPVEQPQDARSRKEPRLDPHGLPLVPQPTEHRDDPLNWHPALKLSIALQVSWLALLGPFASAVANPAFVLMAKSFQQGVVETSYELTLYLVFAGIGPLLIVPLARQYGRRPVYLAGNLLAAVTSIAAGYCETWAGIMVTRVFNGLGGGSVMAMGAAVICDLYFQHQRGVFMGIYTLCLTSGAHFAPLVGGFVANSLGWRACFYIPGYIQLGTFVLSVFCLPETLYSEGREEPYREQSYVQNISFTRSRVPAGLPRIRDFVRPFEMLRLLPILLPAILYMTCFGYGTVLFALTGAQLFTSIYGFTTPQTGLMLSIPLLIGGLIGELSAGWVTDWLSNRHAQKNNGERLPEARLNAIWGALLVPVGIIIEGVCLSHPETAHWVGSAFGMGIANMGLQITTTTIYAYATDCYKPQSVEISTIFNAFRQIFSCLISFYALPFAERIGIQYAWLTLALIVVVLLVPVLMLKVYGSRWRTLPSQTPPEQAEDHR; encoded by the exons CGTCTGGATCCGCATGGGCTCCCACTCGTGCCCCAGCCGACGGAGCATCGCGATGACCCATTG AACTGGCATCCGGCGTTGAAGCTGAGCATCGCGCTCCAGGTCAGTTGGCTGGCCCTGCTGGGGCCCTTTGCGTCCGCGGTCGCCAACCCGGCCTTTGTGCTGATGGCCAAGTCCTTCCAACAAGGCGTGGTGGAGACCAGTTATG AGCTGACGCTGTATCTCGTCTTTGCCGGTATTGGCCCGCTGCTGATTGTGCCTTTGGCCCGGCAATATGGACGTCGGCCCGTCTACCTGGCGGGCAACCTGCTCGCGGCCGTCACCAGCATCGCCGCTGGGTACTGTGAAACCTGGGCCGGCATCATGGTCACACGAGTCTTCAACgggctcggcggcggctccGTCATGGCCATGGGTGCAGCGGTCATCTGTGACCTGTACTTCCAGCATCAGCGTGGTGTCTTCATGGGCATTTACACGCTGTGTCTGACTAGCGGTGCTCAT TTTGCTCCGCTGGTCGGAGGCTTCGTGGCCAATTCCCTCGGTTGGCGTGCCTGCTTCTACATCCCCGGCTATATCCAACTGGGCACCTTCGTCCTCTCCGTGTTCTGTCTACCGGAGACGCTCTACTCCGAGGGCCGTGAAGAGCCGTATCGGGAGCAATCCTATGTTCAGAACATCTCGTTTACCCGCAGCCGTGTTCCCGCTGGCCTCCCGCGCATCCGAGACTTCGTCCGACCGTTTGAGATGCTACGGCTGCTGCCGATCCTCTTGCCAGCGATCTTGTACATGACCTGCTTCGGCTACGGCACCGTTCTCTTTGCTCTGACGGGAGCCCAGCTGTTCACCTCGATCTACGGTTTCACCACGCCGCAGACTGGCCTGATGCTGAGCATTCCTCTCCTCATCGGCGGCCTGATCGGTGAGCTCAGCGCTGGGTGGGTGACGGATTGGCTGTCCAACCGACATGCCCAGAAGAACAACGGCGAGCGCCTTCCCGAGGCACGGCTGAATGCCATCTGGGGAGCCTTGCTGGTTCCGGTGggcatcatcatcgaggGCGTGTGCCTGTCGCACCCGGAGACGGCGCACTGGGTGGGCAGCGCCTTCGGCATGGGAATCGCCAACATGGGTCTTCAGAtcacgacgacgacgatctATGCCTATGCGACCGAT TGCTACAAACCGCAAAGCGTGGAGATTTCCACCATCTTCAACGCCTTCCGGCAGATCTTCTCCTGTCTGATCTCCTTCTACGC ACTCCCTTTTGCCGAACGTATTGGCATCCAGTATGCCTGGCTGACCTTGGCCCTGattgtggtggtgctgctggtgccggtgctgATGCTGAAGGTGTATGGCTCACGCTGGCGGACTCTGCCGTCGCAGACGCCGCCGGAACAAGCCGAGGATCATCGATAG
- a CDS encoding uncharacterized protein (ID:PFLUO_002194-T1.cds;~source:funannotate): protein MPLVILTGYPCSGLSHRARQLASLLDKAQDELFASTSCPLKSRFKVHVVPSHDASHPRTVYDHARTEKEARGVAYARAKRVLARDSIVILDGMNYIKGWRYQLWCEAKAASTTCCVVHVGTPVDQCVANNDSRLRQTAQQPQLNDKPTTTAEGAPAEDDEEPYPPDLLNNLIFRYEEPSTHSRWDKPLFTVPWSDPEPPVADIFHALTGVQLPSAHTEAEESQISNLAETLASSTISETASIATGTRTVGRGGGVSTRPKVVQHQATAQAAATDPSALYAMEKRTSSIVAALRTFTQSHPSAEAALAQSSNNKGISITVPDASIPVFIPAHVATAGTTNELAGAGGILTLPRLQRLRRQWISLNRAYIGHGHGVGQGGLTADQIGDAFVRFLNADLSGEANENVAA, encoded by the exons ATGCCC CTTGTCATCCTGACCGGCTACCCATGCTCCGGCCTGAGCCACCGCGCCCGCCAGCTAGCGTCGCTACTCGACAAGGCGCAGGATGAGCTCTTTGCGTCTACCTCGTGCCCGCTGAAATCGCGATTCAAAGTGCACGTCGTTCCCTCGCATGATGCGTCACATCCACGCACCGTCTATGACCATGCCCGCACCGAGAAAGAAGCCCGCGGCGTCGCATACGCCCGGGCAAAGCGCGTCCTGGCTCGCGACAGTATCGTCATCCTTGACGGGATGAACTACATCAAGGGCTGGCGGTATCAGCTGTGGTGTgaggccaaggctgccaGTACCACCTGCTGTGTG GTCCACGTCGGCACTCCCGTCGACCAATGCGTTGCGAACAATGACTCTCGATTACGACAGACTGCGCAGCAACCACAATTGAACGATAAACCTACCACTACTGCAGAAGGCGCGCcagccgaagacgacgaagagcCTTACCCCCCCGACctgctcaacaacctcatctTTCGCTACGAAGAGCCCAGCACACATAGCCGATGGGACAAGCCACTCTTCACGGTACCATGGTCGGATCCCGAGCCACCGGTGGCAGACATTTTCCACGCTCTCACGGGAGTGCAGTTGCCCTCGGCGCACACAGAAGCGGAGGAGTCGCAGATATCAAATCTGGCAGAAACGCTCGCATCGTCGACCATCTCGGAAACCGCCAGTATAGCAACAGGAACAAGGACGGTTGGGCGCGGCGGGGGCGTATCGACACGACCGAAGGTCGTCCAGCACCAAGCAACGGCGCAGGCAGCGGCGACAGACCCGAGCGCGCTGTACGCAATGGAGAAGCGGACCTCGAGTATTGTGGCCGCCCTTCGCACGTTCACGCAGTCGCACCCGTCCGCCGAGGCAGCCTTGGCGCAGAGCTCGAACAACAAAGGGATCTCCATCACTGTACCCGATGCGTCCATCCCCGTCTTCATCCCGGCCCACGTCGCCACGGCCGGTACGACGAACGAACTGGCAGGCGCGGGAGGTATCTTAACCCTTCCACGACTGCAGCGCCTGCGTCGGCAGTGGATCAGCTTGAACCGCGCTTATAttggtcatggccatggcgtAGGGCAGGGTGGTCTGACGGCGGACCAGATTGGGGATGCGTTTGTGCGTTTCCTCAATGCGGATCTCAGTGGCGAAGCCAACGAGAATGTTGCTGCTTAG
- a CDS encoding uncharacterized protein (ID:PFLUO_002195-T1.cds;~source:funannotate) → MRLPASSPFYIGTARPQRLTGINSKYLDSHLKPYRCKVDVCLDAQLRFSSNACLFRHEREAHGLHGHGDNPNLCLWEGCERSVPGYGFPRRWNLFDHMRRVHDYTTSEHPSSPEAPPVTTSIKKQEPAGRKRRVTGATPGQTMKRTRSVHCQATSFKANQSSAHQGHRLQNAERSYYNCRSRLLEELGSITPQDTTMHDKVNASLQELFTLGLNYRHIEASHTMPQPANASPSA, encoded by the coding sequence ATGCGCTTACCAGCAAGTTCTCCCTTTTACATTGGCACTGCCAGACCCCAGAGGCTAACCGGCATCAACAGCAAATACCTAGACTCCCACTTGAAGCCCTATCGGTGCAAGGTGGATGTTTGCCTGGACGCTCAACTTCGCTTCTCATCCAACGCTTGCTTGTTCCGCCACGAGCGCGAGGCACACGGACTGCATGGCCATGGAGATAACCCCAATCTTTGCCTTTGGGAGGGCTGCGAAAGGTCCGTCCCAGGATACGGATTTCCCCGGAGATGGAATTTGTTCGACCACATGCGGCGAGTGCACGACTACACAACTTCAGAACATCCCAGTTCCCCGGAGGCTCCACCGGTCACCACGTCCATCAAAAAACAGGAACCCGCTGGCCGCAAGAGGAGAGTCACGGGCGCCACCCCGGGCCAGACCATGAAGCGCACCCGTTCTGTGCATTGCCAGGCTACTTCTTTCAAGGCCAATCAAAGCTCAGCCCATCAGGGACATCGGCTACAAAACGCTGAGCGCAGCTATTACAATTGCCGCTCCCGTCTGCTGGAGGAACTGGGCAGTATCACGCCGCAGGATACCACCATGCATGATAAGGTCAATGCTAGCCTTCAGGAACTGTTTACCCTCGGACTGAACTACCGTCACATTGAGGCCAGTCACACCATGCCACAGCCGGCGAATGCATCCCCATCTGCGTGA
- a CDS encoding uncharacterized protein (ID:PFLUO_002196-T1.cds;~source:funannotate), whose product MSLRSNDPDRVSLSQSGLNSGVQSISNRASRPIQGDDLVGPSNSSFRSSLRTAHGTPQDMKDWTMNGSEPLDQAISSSKPDSPAVHMLAFSMSHQLMTPMVGPNDVMFPGMTDFPAVQQDPNDSSDMSEELKYSYMDFFDSDPDMHSGTPDDTYSDEHSSHTGDGQLTMSPEDPWNSMMDDAGQYPRENLDQLSSGIFQPVPISPPLTEASNDVSVTSSCSHLGFSSFIATDDALLGDFTSIGNQGVNPMEPLFLNTVLTEQDPNK is encoded by the coding sequence ATGTCGCTCAGGTCCAATGACCCAGACCGGGTCTCTCTTTCACAGTCTGGACTGAACTCCGGAGTTCAGTCCATCTCCAACCGGGCTTCCCGACCAATCCAGGGTGATGACTTGGTCGGCCCAAGCAATTCATCTTTTCGCTCCAGTCTCCGCACAGCCCATGGAACCCCCCAGGACATGAAGGACTGGACCATGAATGGTTCCGAGCCCCTCGACCAGGccatctcttcttccaagccGGACTCTCCCGCGGTGCACATGCTTGCATTCTCCATGTCTCATCAGCTGATGACACCCATGGTTGGGCCCAATGATGTGATGTTTCCAGGGATGACGGACTTCCCAGCAGTCCAACAAGACCCCAATGACAGCAGTGATATGTCCGAGGAATTGAAATACTCCTATATGGACTTTTTTGACAGTGATCCCGACATGCACAGTGGCACCCCAGATGATACCTACTCCGATGAGCACAGTTCACACACAGGAGATGGCCAGTTGACCATGAGCCCAGAAGACCCCTGGAATtccatgatggatgatgctggaCAATACCCCAGAGAAAATCTAGATCAGCTTTCATCGGGCATTTTCCAACCGGTTCCAATCTCTCCCCCCTTAACGGAGGCTAGCAATGATGTCTCTGTCACTTCCTCGTGTTCGCACCTGGGCTTTTCTTCGTTTATAGCCACCGACGATGCCCTTCTTGGAGACTTCACTTCTATTGGTAACCAGGGAGTTAATCCAATGGAGCCTTTGTTCCTCAACACGGTGCTTACTGAACAGGACCCCAACAAGTGA